In Shouchella patagoniensis, the following are encoded in one genomic region:
- a CDS encoding TrmB family transcriptional regulator encodes MLQQFGFTQYESQVYTSLITINKALDPTAIVKRSGVPRTKVYEVLKNLVEKGIVLEATVEKKRQYTALPMEAMIEKLKANFDANIEELKKIEVAEMEIDDRVWTLKENQSIASVMKELTDEATKSIFISAWSDDLQHYLSVLEAKEEAGMDVVVHAIGEVQTRIKKVSTLIPNQSHETLERSRILIVDEKEMVFAGMEEGSWQAIRTQSPPLVKFFTEFFYHDVALTKITQRYQNIVMQDEDIKDMLLKLRY; translated from the coding sequence ATGCTCCAGCAATTTGGGTTTACGCAATATGAAAGTCAAGTGTATACATCACTTATTACGATTAACAAAGCACTTGATCCAACGGCCATCGTGAAGCGTTCTGGTGTGCCACGCACGAAGGTATATGAAGTATTAAAAAACCTAGTGGAAAAAGGAATTGTACTTGAGGCAACGGTTGAGAAGAAGCGACAGTATACAGCCTTGCCGATGGAAGCGATGATTGAAAAATTAAAAGCTAATTTTGATGCGAATATAGAAGAATTAAAAAAAATTGAAGTTGCGGAAATGGAAATCGACGACCGGGTTTGGACGTTAAAAGAGAACCAATCAATTGCTTCTGTAATGAAAGAGTTAACCGATGAAGCGACGAAATCCATTTTCATTTCTGCCTGGTCCGATGATTTGCAGCATTATTTATCAGTGCTTGAAGCAAAAGAAGAAGCTGGTATGGATGTTGTGGTTCATGCGATTGGTGAAGTTCAAACAAGGATTAAAAAAGTATCGACGCTTATTCCAAACCAAAGTCATGAGACACTTGAACGGAGTCGAATTTTGATCGTTGATGAGAAGGAAATGGTTTTTGCAGGAATGGAGGAGGGGAGTTGGCAGGCAATTCGAACTCAGTCACCTCCTCTCGTGAAGTTTTTTACAGAATTCTTTTACCACGATGTTGCGTTAACAAAAATTACACAACGGTACCAGAACATTGTGATGCAAGATGAAGACATTAAGGACATGCTATTAAAGCTACGTTACTAG
- a CDS encoding aldo/keto reductase, giving the protein MSIKIKNKLGFGTAPLGNMFRDIPEEEAQATIQSAWDQGIRYFDTAPLYGAGLSEIRLGDALSKYNRDDYVLSTKVGRVISDLKEEKEGLFQSGRKNKVIDDYTADATLRSIEQSLERLKTDRLDIVYVHDISPDFHGDEWISKFDEARKGAFQVLARLKEEGVIKAWGLGVNTTIPIELVIGLEEAHPNLSLSATQYTLMQHEHALERMMPNAQEKGMGIIVGAPFNSGALLGGSYFDYAEATPAVKAHVQSLKESAKRHNVSLKAAALQFSTAHPAVEAVIPGSTRPERIKEDVAAMAETIPTSFWQELIEKKLLSPKAPLPN; this is encoded by the coding sequence ATGAGTATAAAAATAAAAAACAAACTTGGTTTTGGTACAGCACCTCTTGGAAATATGTTTCGGGATATCCCAGAGGAGGAGGCTCAAGCAACCATTCAATCAGCGTGGGATCAGGGTATCCGCTATTTTGATACGGCGCCATTATACGGAGCAGGATTATCGGAAATTCGTTTAGGAGATGCCTTATCGAAATACAATCGTGATGACTACGTACTTAGCACAAAGGTTGGGCGTGTTATTTCTGACCTGAAGGAAGAAAAAGAAGGGTTGTTCCAAAGTGGGCGCAAAAACAAAGTCATTGATGACTATACGGCAGATGCAACGTTGCGGTCCATTGAGCAAAGTCTTGAACGGTTAAAAACAGATCGTCTTGATATTGTCTATGTACATGACATCTCACCTGATTTCCATGGCGATGAATGGATTTCTAAATTTGATGAAGCGAGAAAAGGTGCTTTCCAAGTCCTTGCACGATTAAAAGAAGAAGGAGTTATCAAGGCTTGGGGCCTGGGTGTGAATACAACCATTCCGATTGAACTTGTGATTGGTTTGGAAGAAGCTCACCCTAATTTAAGCTTATCAGCAACTCAATACACGCTCATGCAGCATGAGCACGCTCTAGAGCGTATGATGCCGAATGCACAAGAAAAAGGCATGGGTATTATTGTTGGAGCACCATTTAATTCAGGAGCATTGCTTGGTGGATCTTATTTCGATTATGCAGAAGCAACACCCGCTGTTAAAGCACATGTACAAAGTTTAAAAGAAAGTGCCAAACGTCATAATGTCAGTTTAAAAGCAGCGGCACTGCAATTCTCAACGGCACATCCAGCCGTTGAAGCAGTTATTCCAGGTTCAACGCGACCGGAACGAATAAAAGAAGATGTGGCGGCGATGGCAGAGACGATTCCAACGTCATTTTGGCAAGAACTTATTGAAAAAAAACTGCTCTCACCAAAAGCACCATTACCAAATTAA
- a CDS encoding GNAT family N-acetyltransferase, with the protein MIIRTIEPKDNMHIESLIKRSLEALNLDRKGTAYTDPQLGSLAEYYASIDEASYWVAIQNGEVVGGIGIAPFDKKKGICELQKLYLHPKAQGQGLSKKLMDVALTFASQHYSHCYLETHHSLTAASSLYERFEFKPLPEPISGSEHSAMDAWYLKRLS; encoded by the coding sequence ATGATCATTCGTACAATAGAACCAAAGGATAATATGCATATCGAATCTCTTATTAAACGTTCACTTGAAGCGCTTAATTTAGATCGTAAAGGGACTGCTTACACCGACCCTCAACTAGGAAGCCTCGCGGAGTATTACGCATCTATTGATGAAGCAAGTTATTGGGTTGCCATACAAAATGGTGAGGTTGTTGGGGGGATCGGTATTGCACCTTTTGATAAAAAGAAAGGGATTTGTGAGTTACAGAAACTCTATTTGCATCCAAAAGCACAGGGGCAAGGGTTATCAAAGAAGTTAATGGACGTTGCACTAACATTCGCTTCCCAGCATTATTCCCATTGCTACTTGGAAACTCATCACAGCTTAACCGCTGCTAGCTCCTTGTATGAACGTTTTGAGTTTAAACCTCTACCTGAACCAATTTCTGGTTCAGAGCACTCTGCAATGGATGCTTGGTATTTAAAAAGATTATCTTAA
- a CDS encoding GNAT family N-acetyltransferase: protein MSRKMLNIRIATTEDQTYIVESHSQIYKKERNFDESFKEFIEASVSNIFSPDYAGEVWLLEKESTPCGSIAVSLLSQDVAQLRLFLIEPSGRGQGGAKQLMDQAIDYAKDQGVSEMILWTSSNQEAARTIYEKYGFVLTESKTSFLSKQYVEEEKWTMALKKEVRT from the coding sequence ATGAGTAGAAAAATGTTAAACATACGAATTGCAACGACAGAAGATCAAACATATATCGTCGAATCTCATTCACAGATCTATAAAAAAGAAAGAAACTTTGATGAATCGTTTAAAGAATTTATTGAAGCATCCGTATCTAACATTTTTTCTCCAGATTATGCGGGAGAGGTTTGGCTGCTTGAAAAAGAAAGCACCCCTTGCGGTTCAATTGCTGTCAGTTTATTAAGTCAAGATGTTGCCCAACTGCGCCTATTCTTAATTGAACCAAGTGGTCGTGGGCAAGGCGGTGCAAAACAGTTAATGGATCAAGCGATTGATTACGCAAAAGATCAAGGTGTGAGTGAAATGATCTTATGGACTTCATCAAACCAAGAAGCCGCTAGAACCATTTACGAAAAGTACGGATTTGTTTTAACTGAATCAAAAACAAGCTTTCTCTCAAAGCAATACGTAGAAGAAGAAAAGTGGACAATGGCATTAAAAAAAGAGGTTCGTACATAA
- a CDS encoding VOC family protein, whose product MITKLGQVMLYVNNQEEAIDFWTKKVGFHVVSDENNGEGMRWVELAPTKEASTNIILHNKQLIAKMQPELNVGTPSLMFFTTDLDRLYTHLTKQYVTVGEIVSMPSGRVFNFSDDENNYFAVMEKNEPPLSFTS is encoded by the coding sequence GTGATTACTAAACTTGGACAAGTCATGCTATATGTGAACAATCAAGAAGAAGCCATAGATTTTTGGACTAAAAAAGTAGGGTTTCATGTTGTTTCAGATGAAAATAACGGTGAAGGAATGAGATGGGTTGAGCTTGCACCAACGAAAGAAGCCAGCACAAACATCATCCTTCATAATAAACAACTAATTGCCAAGATGCAGCCAGAATTGAACGTAGGCACCCCGTCGCTCATGTTCTTTACAACAGATCTTGATCGCCTATATACCCATTTAACAAAGCAATATGTAACCGTTGGAGAAATTGTTTCGATGCCATCAGGAAGGGTTTTCAACTTTTCTGATGATGAAAACAACTATTTTGCAGTTATGGAAAAAAACGAACCTCCTCTTTCATTCACTAGTTAA
- a CDS encoding acyl-CoA thioesterase/bile acid-CoA:amino acid N-acyltransferase family protein, translating to MSIIHVKNNQLESRIDEVIHIQFKQLHPNQMYKIILRRRAVTKTQIIYRESWANFTSSLEGTIDVTNQKPVAGSYDTVNAMGLFWSMDVIKKEENKGEPYIKLAPHQFELSIELNDQVIERKFLTKRWYDNEMKRKEVNEGGVIGSYFYHQGQESRPTVIVLSGSEGGIYEFVAGPLASGGFNVLAIAYFGVEGTTDRLVNIPLERVEDAIKWLIKQDESNKIWIGVHGTSRGSEIALWSAVLFDEVKAVVSMNGSGIAFSGIVPWTDDLKLPPAWLYKGESLPYASPNNPVHVALSCKALYQKGKNGALDWYDALYNDELYRKEATIPIEATKKDILFISGASDQMFRSSLFSSVSRSKWIKQINYEGAGHEIGIPHVPIYANKFTGGTKEATYKASFDSWEKMKEWFILSYQNRLRTK from the coding sequence ATGTCCATTATTCATGTGAAAAACAATCAACTGGAATCACGAATCGATGAAGTCATTCATATTCAATTTAAACAATTACATCCTAATCAAATGTATAAAATTATCTTACGACGGCGTGCGGTCACGAAGACACAGATCATTTATAGAGAATCATGGGCTAACTTTACTTCAAGTCTAGAAGGAACAATTGATGTAACAAATCAAAAACCTGTAGCTGGTTCGTACGATACGGTTAATGCAATGGGTTTGTTTTGGTCAATGGACGTTATAAAGAAAGAAGAGAATAAAGGCGAACCCTATATAAAATTAGCTCCTCATCAATTTGAATTATCGATTGAATTAAATGATCAAGTAATTGAACGGAAATTCTTAACAAAACGTTGGTATGACAATGAAATGAAGAGAAAAGAAGTCAATGAGGGGGGTGTCATTGGATCGTATTTCTATCATCAAGGTCAAGAAAGCCGACCAACGGTTATTGTCCTTTCAGGTTCAGAAGGAGGCATCTATGAATTCGTTGCGGGACCACTCGCTTCAGGTGGATTTAATGTATTAGCAATTGCTTACTTTGGCGTTGAAGGAACAACAGATCGATTAGTGAATATTCCATTGGAGCGAGTCGAGGACGCCATAAAGTGGTTAATAAAACAAGATGAATCAAATAAAATATGGATTGGGGTTCATGGGACATCCCGTGGAAGTGAGATTGCGCTATGGTCAGCGGTATTGTTTGATGAAGTGAAAGCGGTTGTTTCAATGAATGGATCAGGTATTGCATTTTCCGGAATTGTTCCTTGGACAGATGATTTGAAGTTACCACCTGCTTGGTTATATAAAGGAGAGTCTCTGCCATATGCATCGCCTAACAATCCTGTTCATGTCGCGCTTTCATGCAAAGCGCTTTATCAAAAAGGGAAAAATGGAGCACTAGATTGGTACGATGCACTCTATAATGATGAGCTCTATCGGAAAGAAGCAACCATCCCAATTGAAGCGACAAAAAAAGATATTTTGTTTATATCTGGTGCATCGGATCAGATGTTTCGTTCGTCTTTGTTTTCTTCTGTGAGTCGATCAAAGTGGATCAAACAAATCAATTATGAAGGCGCAGGTCATGAAATAGGTATTCCACATGTGCCCATTTATGCAAATAAGTTTACAGGTGGTACGAAAGAAGCTACTTATAAGGCTAGTTTTGATTCATGGGAAAAAATGAAAGAATGGTTTATTTTAAGTTATCAAAATCGGTTGAGAACCAAATGA
- a CDS encoding metallophosphoesterase: MKILIGLLLCMVFVIGGIYLYARFIEPKRLDITSHHISSESIGEELDGFKIIQFSDTHIGEDYSIEQLDELVQRINEVEPDLIVFTGDLIEDSSDFDKEDKVAESLSRLQAPYGTYAISGNREVGGAGISPYEGILAKAGINFLRNESITIDVNGESLVIVGLDDYMLGEPQPESAFAGVAAEDFTVTLVHEPDVVEDLKSYPFDLQLSGHSHGGQVRLPIIGDLYTPPLAEKYPVGRYEIEGGIKPITLYVNRGIGMARVPYRFLSIPEVSVFTLESEQD, translated from the coding sequence ATGAAAATACTTATTGGGCTTTTATTATGTATGGTCTTTGTAATCGGGGGCATTTATTTATATGCTCGTTTTATTGAACCGAAGCGTTTAGATATAACTAGCCATCACATTTCAAGTGAATCAATTGGAGAAGAGCTGGATGGTTTTAAAATTATTCAATTTAGTGACACTCATATTGGAGAAGATTATTCGATTGAACAACTGGATGAGCTCGTTCAGCGTATAAACGAAGTAGAACCAGACTTAATCGTTTTTACTGGGGATTTAATTGAAGACTCAAGCGACTTTGATAAGGAAGATAAAGTGGCGGAGTCGCTTAGCCGCCTGCAAGCACCTTATGGGACTTATGCTATTTCTGGAAACCGGGAAGTTGGTGGTGCTGGGATATCACCGTATGAAGGTATTTTAGCTAAGGCAGGGATTAATTTTCTAAGGAATGAGTCGATTACGATTGATGTAAATGGCGAGTCTTTAGTTATAGTCGGACTTGATGATTATATGTTAGGAGAACCACAACCAGAGTCGGCTTTTGCGGGAGTGGCTGCGGAAGATTTCACAGTCACACTCGTGCATGAGCCTGATGTTGTTGAGGATTTAAAATCCTATCCGTTTGACTTGCAGTTATCAGGTCATAGTCACGGTGGGCAGGTTCGACTTCCGATAATTGGTGACCTCTACACACCTCCGCTAGCGGAAAAATATCCTGTCGGACGCTATGAAATCGAAGGGGGCATTAAGCCAATCACGTTATACGTGAATCGTGGCATTGGAATGGCAAGAGTGCCTTATCGATTCTTGAGTATACCAGAAGTAAGCGTGTTTACGCTTGAGAGTGAACAAGATTAA
- a CDS encoding C40 family peptidase, with product MKKVFVGVLVAMQLAVFCSMAEAELVETGERYLGTPYQFGGNTPDQGFDPSGFVQYVTKETWDAPLPRTVREQWKQGESVERAELERGDLIFFGASTTPTHVAIYAGNDTILHVTQSKGVITTELSTSAYWNPRYLGAKRITEEPALSLDPFVQEAAKYIGIPYIFGEADPEIGFDCSGLTNYVFRQMGIFLPRSAEEQWLVGEEIELEDIQPGDVVFFKDTYKPGISHNGIYAGNNQFIHASRSESVTIGHLTSTYWQEQFAGVRRFNDLTLEAEVPVVSVATKYVGEVPYKQGGVTPEGFDTAGFIQYAFRESYGIELPRYASGQLEHGDEIAREDVRPGDIVFFEGNTLNPAIYISEDRVVHVTLSQGVTVTNFAASNYWRDRYVTAVRVPEATKIHDDLLQKR from the coding sequence ATGAAAAAAGTATTTGTAGGTGTACTAGTTGCTATGCAACTAGCTGTATTTTGTTCAATGGCTGAAGCTGAACTTGTCGAAACAGGAGAGCGGTACCTTGGCACTCCTTATCAATTTGGAGGAAATACACCCGATCAAGGATTTGATCCATCCGGGTTTGTACAATATGTTACGAAAGAAACTTGGGATGCACCACTACCTCGCACCGTCCGTGAACAATGGAAACAAGGGGAAAGTGTGGAAAGAGCTGAATTAGAACGAGGAGATTTAATCTTTTTTGGTGCTTCAACTACCCCAACTCATGTCGCTATTTACGCTGGGAACGATACAATCTTGCATGTCACTCAATCAAAAGGTGTCATTACAACAGAGCTATCAACAAGCGCGTATTGGAACCCTCGTTACTTAGGAGCGAAACGAATTACGGAAGAACCAGCACTTTCTTTAGATCCGTTTGTACAAGAAGCCGCGAAATACATTGGGATTCCATATATTTTTGGTGAAGCTGATCCAGAAATTGGTTTTGATTGCTCCGGCCTAACCAATTATGTTTTTCGCCAAATGGGAATATTTTTGCCCAGGTCCGCTGAAGAACAATGGTTAGTTGGAGAAGAAATCGAGTTAGAAGACATCCAACCCGGTGATGTAGTCTTTTTTAAAGATACATACAAACCTGGTATCTCCCATAACGGCATTTACGCTGGTAATAACCAATTCATTCATGCAAGCCGCTCTGAATCGGTCACAATCGGACACTTAACATCAACGTATTGGCAAGAACAATTTGCCGGGGTTCGTCGATTCAATGACTTAACACTTGAAGCCGAAGTTCCTGTTGTTTCAGTCGCAACCAAATATGTAGGGGAAGTTCCATATAAGCAAGGTGGAGTAACACCAGAAGGTTTTGATACGGCCGGATTTATTCAATACGCGTTCCGGGAAAGTTACGGCATTGAACTACCTCGCTACGCGAGCGGTCAACTCGAGCATGGAGATGAAATTGCCCGTGAGGACGTACGTCCAGGGGACATTGTTTTCTTCGAGGGGAATACACTCAATCCAGCAATTTACATTTCCGAAGACCGGGTTGTCCACGTTACTTTATCACAAGGTGTAACAGTAACCAATTTCGCTGCGAGCAATTACTGGCGCGATCGCTATGTCACGGCTGTACGTGTGCCAGAAGCAACAAAAATACACGATGATTTGTTGCAAAAACGGTAA
- the rpsN gene encoding 30S ribosomal protein S14, with product MAKKSKVAKELKRQELIERYAECRKALKEQGDYVALAKLPRDSSPIRLTRRCRVTGRPRGVLREFELSRITFRELAHKGQIPGVKKASW from the coding sequence GTGGCTAAAAAATCAAAAGTCGCAAAGGAATTAAAACGGCAGGAGCTTATTGAACGTTACGCTGAATGTCGTAAAGCGTTAAAAGAACAAGGTGATTACGTTGCGTTAGCCAAATTGCCACGTGATTCATCTCCAATAAGGCTCACTAGAAGATGCAGGGTTACTGGACGTCCGCGTGGTGTTTTGCGCGAGTTTGAGTTGTCTCGAATCACGTTTCGTGAACTCGCACATAAAGGGCAAATACCTGGAGTAAAAAAAGCAAGCTGGTAA
- a CDS encoding metal ABC transporter solute-binding protein, Zn/Mn family has protein sequence MKKLMASASVAVLFLQACSNAETDSSNEASGDEGVGEKLTIMTSIFPLEDWTKKIGGDYVDVTNVVPVGADAHSYEPTPNEMISVAEADAFIYNGAGIEAFADSIVGAVENQDVIVLEASGGVDLIEDNHDHDHDHGDDNHSHSDDDHDHDHEHGDGDDHSHSDGDHDHDNAGIAYIDGLSDHYHSGDEVRLTVREEEESSHDHWHWYTLAPGADPADDEAWEVVPDNGTDTYEGTAEEDDQQIQAKLFNDDHDVIAQSEPVTIAIDDHDDAHGHGHSHGDYDPHVWLDPVLSVEMAEEIKTLLVELMPEQKAYFEENFETLKTDFEELDQSFQELAEQAEKDTFIVSHAGYGYWENRYGLNQIGIAGISPTSEPSQSQLVKTIEQAEELGLEYVLFEPNITPSVAQTVQSHLGAEALPIHPLEALTDENVEAGVDYFSLMHENIETLRTALSAN, from the coding sequence TTGAAGAAATTAATGGCATCAGCAAGTGTAGCTGTCTTATTTTTGCAAGCTTGCTCAAACGCAGAAACAGATTCATCGAACGAGGCGAGTGGTGATGAGGGAGTAGGCGAGAAGCTTACGATTATGACGTCGATTTTTCCTTTAGAGGATTGGACAAAGAAAATTGGTGGAGACTATGTCGATGTTACAAATGTTGTCCCTGTTGGAGCCGATGCCCATTCTTATGAGCCTACACCTAATGAAATGATCTCGGTCGCTGAAGCAGACGCATTCATATACAATGGGGCTGGAATTGAAGCTTTTGCAGATAGCATTGTTGGTGCGGTTGAAAACCAAGATGTTATCGTTCTTGAGGCGAGTGGTGGGGTTGATTTAATCGAAGACAACCATGATCACGATCATGACCATGGAGACGACAATCATAGTCATAGTGATGATGATCACGATCATGATCATGAGCATGGCGATGGAGACGACCATAGTCACAGCGATGGTGATCACGATCATGACAACGCGGGCATCGCCTATATCGACGGTTTGAGCGATCACTATCATTCAGGTGATGAGGTTCGTTTAACCGTCCGTGAAGAGGAAGAAAGTAGCCATGACCACTGGCATTGGTATACGCTTGCGCCAGGTGCTGATCCAGCTGATGATGAGGCATGGGAGGTCGTGCCTGACAACGGCACAGATACGTATGAAGGAACGGCCGAAGAGGATGATCAACAAATACAGGCGAAGCTTTTTAATGATGACCATGACGTCATCGCCCAAAGTGAGCCGGTAACGATTGCGATTGATGACCATGACGACGCTCACGGTCATGGTCATTCTCATGGTGATTATGATCCACATGTATGGCTGGATCCAGTGTTATCAGTTGAGATGGCTGAAGAAATTAAAACGTTACTCGTAGAGCTAATGCCGGAACAAAAAGCGTATTTTGAAGAAAATTTCGAAACGTTAAAGACCGATTTTGAAGAACTAGACCAAAGCTTCCAAGAACTTGCAGAGCAAGCTGAAAAAGATACGTTTATTGTTTCTCACGCAGGTTATGGGTATTGGGAAAACCGTTATGGGCTCAATCAAATTGGTATCGCAGGTATTTCTCCGACGAGTGAACCTTCACAAAGTCAGTTAGTGAAAACTATTGAGCAAGCAGAAGAGCTAGGTCTTGAATATGTTCTTTTTGAACCAAATATTACACCTTCAGTCGCACAAACAGTGCAAAGTCATCTAGGAGCTGAAGCTCTACCCATTCATCCGTTAGAAGCGTTAACGGATGAAAATGTTGAAGCTGGAGTCGATTATTTTTCATTGATGCATGAGAACATAGAAACCCTCCGAACAGCTTTATCAGCTAATTAA
- a CDS encoding ABC transporter substrate-binding protein, producing MRKWKVALPAVAIIGFLGACNTEMTGDSNEEVNTDPEEQLVEANVVEDKKVEASDPTSSPELALNRGNTVVVGLQEPGGVFTPHFNTSGYDGNVQAVMFPPLIDINENGEPFGRLAESWEVTDDELTYTYTLRDELKFDNGTDLTANDVAFTVTLLYDPSYPGTTDISETNVVGGLDYKEGDADEVSGINVIDDQTIEFTLEEPNARALTMLGGVVLSEAYYGENYEKGDLDYISDFHLSPVGAGPFKFEEYNPGQEIRFESNEHYYNGEPEVDRFIYRTTEGDSQQFFQTGELDYSGFAANQDNFDLIESMGFAHIDLYTSSNYSYVAFNHESEKFKDPNVRIAFNLGLDRQSYIDARFQGFAQLANVPVAPTSWAYTDEIEPFPYDPDEAKRLLDEAGWEEGSDGIREKDGEKLTVYFFTTDGSGGNDVFVTLAQENYKEIGVDFQIEQMDFNALLSRVENGDHDLVSFSTTMQPDPHIGIQTFHSGHTGNTFRGYENEEVDVLIDATVAVSDLEARAAAYHELYEKLQEDPPMILLNYNKALAATNARVDGFEPNGFRGISLSLEHLNVNEVE from the coding sequence ATGAGGAAATGGAAAGTCGCTTTACCAGCAGTAGCCATTATAGGTTTTTTGGGAGCGTGCAACACGGAAATGACTGGAGATAGTAATGAGGAAGTGAATACTGATCCAGAAGAGCAACTCGTTGAAGCGAATGTGGTTGAGGATAAAAAAGTAGAGGCGAGTGATCCGACTTCATCTCCTGAATTGGCATTAAATCGGGGGAATACAGTCGTTGTTGGTTTGCAGGAACCTGGAGGCGTGTTCACGCCACATTTTAATACGAGTGGGTACGATGGCAATGTTCAAGCGGTTATGTTTCCGCCATTAATTGATATTAATGAAAATGGTGAACCTTTTGGACGATTGGCGGAAAGTTGGGAAGTGACGGATGATGAACTCACTTATACATATACATTACGTGACGAACTTAAGTTTGATAACGGTACAGACTTAACCGCGAATGACGTCGCTTTTACTGTCACTTTGCTTTACGACCCAAGTTATCCAGGAACGACGGATATTTCAGAAACGAATGTTGTTGGCGGGCTTGATTACAAAGAAGGTGATGCCGATGAGGTTTCAGGTATCAACGTTATTGATGATCAAACAATCGAGTTTACATTAGAGGAGCCAAATGCAAGAGCATTGACGATGCTTGGTGGAGTTGTCTTAAGCGAAGCGTATTACGGAGAAAACTATGAAAAAGGTGATTTGGATTATATTAGTGATTTCCATTTAAGCCCTGTAGGTGCGGGCCCATTTAAGTTTGAAGAGTACAATCCGGGTCAAGAAATTCGCTTTGAGTCAAATGAGCATTATTATAATGGAGAGCCAGAGGTTGATAGGTTTATCTACCGTACAACAGAGGGAGATTCTCAACAATTCTTCCAAACTGGAGAATTAGATTATAGTGGCTTTGCGGCAAATCAAGATAATTTCGATTTAATTGAATCAATGGGATTTGCCCATATCGATCTTTATACATCGTCGAACTATAGCTATGTTGCATTTAACCACGAATCCGAAAAATTTAAAGATCCTAATGTCCGCATAGCATTTAATCTCGGTCTCGATAGACAGTCTTATATTGACGCAAGATTCCAGGGATTTGCTCAACTTGCGAATGTGCCAGTTGCTCCGACTTCATGGGCATATACGGATGAAATCGAACCCTTTCCGTATGACCCTGATGAAGCAAAGCGCTTGCTTGATGAAGCTGGATGGGAAGAAGGTTCCGATGGTATTCGTGAAAAAGATGGTGAAAAGCTAACGGTTTACTTCTTCACGACTGATGGAAGTGGAGGAAATGATGTGTTTGTTACACTTGCTCAAGAAAATTATAAAGAAATTGGTGTCGATTTCCAAATTGAGCAAATGGACTTTAATGCGCTCCTTTCTCGTGTGGAAAATGGCGATCATGACCTAGTTTCGTTTTCAACAACGATGCAGCCTGATCCTCACATTGGCATACAAACCTTCCATTCCGGTCACACAGGCAACACATTTAGAGGTTATGAAAATGAAGAAGTGGATGTTTTAATCGATGCAACGGTTGCTGTAAGTGATCTCGAGGCACGTGCTGCTGCTTATCATGAGCTGTATGAGAAATTGCAAGAAGATCCACCTATGATTCTTTTAAATTACAACAAAGCACTCGCTGCAACAAATGCTCGTGTTGACGGCTTTGAACCAAATGGCTTCCGTGGCATTTCATTAAGTTTAGAACATTTAAACGTAAACGAAGTGGAGTAA